The genomic segment TAACCACCAAGCATGGCACCATTAAAACAGATCATATCCTGTTTATCGCCTCTGGTGCCTTCCATGTGGCAAAACCAAGTGATTTGCTGCCCGAACTTCAAGGCCGTTTGCCCAACCGTGTGGAGCTTTCAGCCCTCACGCGTGAAGATTTCAAACGCATCCTGACAGAGCCTGAGTCTAGCCTGATCAAACAATATATCGCCTTGATCGGTACCGAAGATGTCACGCTGAACTTTGAAGAGGATGCCATTGAAGAAATCGCTAATCTAGCTGCTGAGATCAACCAGAATGTTGAAAATATCGGTGCGCGCCGCCTTCATACGGTGTTAGAGCGCCTGCTTGATGAAATCAGCTTTACTGCCACAGACCGCGGCGGCGAAACACTGACCATCACCAAAGAAATGGTTCAGGAAAATGTTGGCGAACTGGCGAAAAACGCTGATCTTTCCAAGTTCATTTTGTAATCAAAACAAGCTGCCTGAGACCATAAAAACCTCAGGCAGCTTGTTTTTCTTTTATATAGCGCAACGCAACAGCGATGGAATGCACATCAAAAAGGGCATTATGCATATGGCCTTCAATGGGGTGCCCCACTAAACGGGCCAGATCGCCACTGCAATGACCTGCGCGGTAAGTTGGGATATTTTCCTGTAAGAACGCAAAGATATTCTGCCCGCCTTTCAGGCAATCTGGGCATGTTACCCCCACAAGCTCCCCATTATTTGCCAAAAACACACTATCGAGCCCATTACAAATCACCTGTACAGGCTGATCAAATGAATTGATAAAGTCTTGGGATTGCTCAAAGGCTTGAGCAAGGCTGAGCCCATGGCGATCAAGGTTTTCCTGTGTAATCCCCGTTAGTTTCATAAAATAATCACTCAATATGGGATTAATCGTCGGCT from the Candidatus Terasakiella magnetica genome contains:
- a CDS encoding exonuclease domain-containing protein — encoded protein: MLLDISPECRTLIILDIEYTAWEGSQARGWSEPWEERETVQMAMLALDAKTLAPQNHFSCLIKPTINPILSDYFMKLTGITQENLDRHGLSLAQAFEQSQDFINSFDQPVQVICNGLDSVFLANNGELVGVTCPDCLKGGQNIFAFLQENIPTYRAGHCSGDLARLVGHPIEGHMHNALFDVHSIAVALRYIKEKQAA